In Zingiber officinale cultivar Zhangliang chromosome 11B, Zo_v1.1, whole genome shotgun sequence, a single window of DNA contains:
- the LOC122034433 gene encoding CASP-like protein 2B1: protein MMPAEGVSPGNVAVYNAGSKLKAVDRRLKAAELSLRCAICGFGVLAAALIGSNTQVREFFSVEKKAKFTDMKALVFLVAVNGMAAGYSLIQGARCASSMVKGAVLLNKALALAIFSFDQAMAYLALAAVASAAQSAELGKFGQPELQWMKICSLYGRFCSRVGEGIASALLACLCMVTVSSMSAFNLFRLYGKSKGSKNSNTSW from the exons ATGATGCCTGCGGAAGGGGTCAGCCCAGGCAACGTGGCCGTCTACAACGCGGGCAGCAAGCTGAAGGCCGTGGACAGGAGACTGAAGGCGGCAGAGCTTTCCCTGAGATGTGCGATTTGTGGTTTTGGGGTTCTGGCCGCTGCCCTGATAGGGTCCAACACCCAGGTCAGGGAGTTCTTCTCGGTGGAGAAGAAGGCCAAGTTCACCGACATGAAAGCTCTTGT GTTCTTGGTGGCAGTTAATGGAATGGCCGCCGGCTATAGCCTGATCCAGGGAGCGAGGTGTGCGTCGAGCATGGTCAAGGGAGCTGTCCTCTTGAACAAGGCCCTGGCTTTGGCCATCTTCTCTTTCGATCAG GCAATGGCATATCTGGCCTTGGCCGCGGTCGCCTCGGCGGCGCAGTCGGCAGAGCTCGGGAAATTCGGGCAGCCGGAACTGCAATGGATGAAGATATGCAGCCTTTACGGGAGGTTCTGCAGCAGGGTAGGGGAGGGCATTGCGAGTGCCCTCCTGGCCTGCCTCTGCATGGTCACCGTTTCCTCCATGTCTGCCTTCAACCTGTTTCGCTTGTATGGAAAATCCAAAGGCAGCAAGAACAGCAACACAAGTTGGTAA
- the LOC122034489 gene encoding uncharacterized protein LOC122034489: MESYQAVPATFGSAAAAAAPNGAGPKPIAGPVLESTNSFSDEFNPEDFIGFLEVFVHQARDIHNICIYHKQDVFARLCLTNNPDVTVSTQTINGGGRNPVFNQNLRLNVKNINCSMKCEIWMLSKAKNYLEDQLLGFALVPLSNVLMANGKLVKEYSLSSTDLFHSPAGFVQLSISYVGASPEVMTIPSLPKSLIVDTTLPDAEPDNSIPCDYEKIEFPDLKADKENQLMVSEYYGIPCADMETQSSDSFVTAENDNCAGEEAGMRIVESFSTANSHDSIGNLKRDTAASSFSTTESTVVLPASSDPLSSTASPRPNVKSLESMEAEVDSSRAPSDDAFFKPIIKIDVPEQPVVQQDFVDMYMKSMQQFTESLAKLKLPMDIDNSSTASENGNSGPTQENGSSGSEKTLPTPKSNGSRVFYGSRAFF, from the coding sequence ATGGAGTCCTACCAAGCAGTTCCCGCAACCTTCGGCTCAGCTGCCGCCGCTGCCGCTCCCAACGGGGCCGGACCAAAGCCGATCGCCGGCCCTGTCCTTGAGAGCACCAATAGCTTCAGCGATGAATTTAACCCTGAGGATTTCATTggctttcttgaagtctttgtcCACCAAGCTCGTGACATCCACAACATCTGCATCTACCACAAGCAAGATGTTTTCGCTAGGCTTTGCCTTACCAACAACCCTGATGTTACTGTCTCGACGCAGACAATCAACGGCGGAGGTAGGAACCCGGTCTTCAACCAGAACCTCCGACTCAACGTGAAGAACATCAACTGTTCGATGAAATGCGAGATATGGATGCTAAGCAAGGCCAAGAATTATCTTGAAGACCAGTTGCTTGGATTTGCGCTGGTCCCCCTTTCAAATGTCCTCATGGCCAACGGAAAGCTGGTGAAGGAGTACTCCCTATCTTCAACTGATCTTTTCCATTCGCCCGCCGGGTTTGTTCAGCTGTCAATCTCTTATGTCGGAGCTTCTCCCGAAGTGATGACAATTCCATCACTTCCAAAATCGCTGATCGTCGACACTACCTTACCTGATGCAGAACCTGATAACTCAATTCCCTGTGATTACGAGAAAATTGAGTTTCCTGACTTGAAAGCCGACAAGGAGAATCAACTAATGGTTTCTGAATATTATGGGATTCCATGTGCGGACATGGAAACTCAGAGTTCAGATAGCTTTGTTACTGCAGAGAATGATAATTGCGCCGGTGAGGAAGCAGGGATGCGCATAGTGGAGAGCTTCTCCACCGCCAATAGTCATGATTCCATTGGAAATCTTAAACGTGATACTGCAGCAAGCAGTTTCTCAACCACTGAATCGACTGTGGTGCTCCCAGCTTCCTCTGATCCATTGTCATCCACAGCATCGCCGAGGCCAAATGTCAAAAGTCTCGAATCTATGGAAGCTGAGGTAGATTCTTCTAGAGCACCATCAGATGATGCATTCTTCAAGCCTATTATCAAGATAGACGTTCCAGAGCAACCAGTTGTTCAGCAGGACTTTGTTGATATGTACATGAAAAGTATGCAGCAGTTTACAGAGTCATTGGCCAAGCTGAAACTTCCTATGGACATTGATAATAGTAGCACAGCTTCCGAAAATGGTAACTCAGGTCCGACTCAAGAGAATGGTAGCTCAGGATCTGAGAAGACGCTGCCGACTCCAAAGAGCAATGGTTCCAGAGTTTTTTATGGAAGCAGGGCATTCTTCTGA